The Pseudomonadota bacterium genome segment CCAAAAACCGAGGGCTGAGTCTCGAGGTAGTCGTAGAAGCGCTGAATCACCTCGAGCGCCACCACCGTCTTCGGCAGCACGCGATACTTCGCTGCGAGACTGGCCTCGTTGTAGAGCCGGTTGTTGGTCGCGAACGAGGCCTCCTCGAAGGCGTCGACCCAAAGTCCGTAGGCCGCCGTAAGGCTCAACCGCCCCCCACCCGGGCTGAGCACGGCTCGCAGATCGAGCCGATTGCTGTCGCGGGTCACCGTCCCGGGGGCCCTTGGCGTGACGACCGTGCCGCCGCTCGTCGCGATGATCGCGGCGTTCCGCGGGCTGACGGCGCGCAAATACGAATCCTGGACCTCGAAGCTGAACCAGCGGCTCGGTGAGAGGCGGAGCTCGAGCCCCGCGTCGACCTCGAGCGCCCGCTGCCCGGTGATGGCCTCGTCGTTGCTCAGGTACTCACGGTAGCCAAGTGCGCTATTGAGGCGAAATGCTACCCGCTGCCGCGCTACCTTACCGTCGCCGTCGGTCATCCGCTGCGGCGAGCGCGTGGCGAGATCGAAATGCCCGACCAGACGCACATAGGGTGCGTCACGCACATCCGTCTCGTTCTGCAGGACGTTGGAGTCGTAGCGGCCTTCCAGCGCAACTCCCGGATGCACCACCAGGCTGTCCGTGAGCAACACACCGCGGCCTTCACTGCGGAAGCGGATGGGGGTGTGGAACTGGGCGCTCGCGCTGCCGACCGTACCGAGGACGACGGCAAAGGCAGCGAGGCGAGCGAAGATGGAGAGCGTCGTGCGCATGGCCGGTGCCTCTGCTTGGTGTTTTGGCGTCGCCTTCCGGCGGCGCGAGGTTATCAACGAAGGTGGCTGCGTCGGTGCTGCGGACCGCATGCCCGCCCCGCGCGGCGCGAGGTGGATTGCCTGAGTCGCCCCGCGCCGAGGCCTAACCGAGACCCCTAACCGAGACCCCTAACCCAGACTTAAGTATCCGGCGACGCGACGAAGGGTCGATCGGTCTGGAGCGGCGGCGTCACGCCGCGTGCCGTTCCATCCTCCGCGTCCCGGATATCGTCGTCGACGTCGACGGTCAGCTTCTGTATTCCGAGCTCAGAGACGTCCTCGCCAACGCAGGCCTCGGCGTCCTGTCCCAACATGGTCGTGCGTTGGTAGATGACCGTCAGCTTCGTGAATTGCTGGTTGCGCTCTGCAGCCGCGCCACTGCGCGGCGCCACCCGCAGCGCGGCGAAGGTCTGGCGACCC includes the following:
- a CDS encoding outer membrane beta-barrel protein, which codes for MRTTLSIFARLAAFAVVLGTVGSASAQFHTPIRFRSEGRGVLLTDSLVVHPGVALEGRYDSNVLQNETDVRDAPYVRLVGHFDLATRSPQRMTDGDGKVARQRVAFRLNSALGYREYLSNDEAITGQRALEVDAGLELRLSPSRWFSFEVQDSYLRAVSPRNAAIIATSGGTVVTPRAPGTVTRDSNRLDLRAVLSPGGGRLSLTAAYGLWVDAFEEASFATNNRLYNEASLAAKYRVLPKTVVALEVIQRFYDYLETQPSVFGNVDSKPLRLYAGLTGLVTSRLSTVLKVGYGNAFYASGGSFNSILGKAELGYRLSPTAKLRAGYERLFDDSPYGNYMTDHDVYAGYDHLIGRRVTLHADIDFRRRGYGGFERFTPRPPAISANLMTAALGFDYQLQDWVYIGVGYDLQVQNLKRGGTDNPGAFLGIVDFSRHQFYGRVGVSY